DNA sequence from the Rhizoctonia solani chromosome 14, complete sequence genome:
cacatatgcatgagtaaaggccgactgcggagcggggttcttatttgatacggtattggatatagtacatttgtaattagctagcttgtagaatatataaggaggccaaccaaccatggtaacacccaggttgattacctcttgttgcatcccacaactgtacaagggccttacagcccagcaatcCCACTTAGTTAACTcagtctacaccgccttaagcggcctctgtgttgtacttacatagtttgccaacacccatacggccttggtcattgtagtatagctggttgttgttgtaggatagcttgccaccgccttaagcggtttctacttagatacatccggccgcaagcgccctccccctcaacgtccttacagatgtctaggacactaggtaatcaaccttaagtcggttgcaaaccgtgcccaccaacacccaccacacttagctcaacaacgagaaggaaccctgtactagcacaagggaaataccggagattgggattgccttttgctgttaataatcaaaccagcgttgtcccctcctagtaccaaattgctataaggcaggaattccctatcgcccgcatacctccggtcgccgcaccttttaccagcggacctagacagccaatacacccgcttgcagaaattgggttctacatcacgcccgcccacggctgtgattagtaattcctactgttcaacgctaggttgtttgacgcaaggtcttagcaattgagtaataaagcgctcataagtcctgatataggcacctacTAGTAACCCCCCCCACTTCCACCATTCTCTCTTGCACCCCCACGCGCTCCTCCTCGAGGGCCTCATcacacgctggccgctcctacccccAACCGtcaatggcaacccgctcccggacAGCCTCTCAAGCCCAATCCCCGTTTGATCAAGGATACATGGAACCCCAGCTTCTGCCAACCACCCCTGTTGAGTATGGCAAAGTCTCCCTTGAACGAGTCACAcgactcctccttggcctactTAGCCAAGTCAAACGTCTCAAGCAAGAAATTGCAGAAATCAAAGAAGCAGGGGTTGAGACCCAAACAAACGTTGAAAACATCTCCCAAAccgtcgatgttgtcaaggatggtctCAAGtccctccagctccaaggcCCCCGCACACCAGAAGGGCCCCAACCCAAGGcagtggaagaaacgccacgccccctaccaaaagctgagcctattggattggctaGTGGGACCCCCTTCTGGTCAGAACCCTCTAGGGCCTCAGGGCTTGCCCAGCCAACCCCAAGGAGAGCCGTACCCCTGCAAGTCccgtctccccctccatctctgcgtctccaatccccaattggagcacctgcccctccacctccggctccagccgCCGCCTATCCTGCCCCAGTCAAaatagaccacccagatgcctatacaggcaagatcgggagtgaagccaaacaatggctcacaaggatgttggcctggacccaATTGAATTCCCGCATGTTCCCCACAGACCAAGAGGTCTTATCATTCCTtctcatgaacatgaaggattccgcgggagcatgggcccatccacacctcaaccagcttgggtcacaccaagccatcatccaaacggttgaaggtttcaaactggagttcctggcagcgtttggcaaccctgatgccacaagggccgccaagCGGAAAATAACCTCTCTCACCcaatccggcacatgcgcggattatattacaaagttcaggaccctagcaatggaactggactggaacaacgcggctctccgaggccagtttgcccgtggcctccactgggaggtcagccgacAAATCGCAACCCGCAAGCACCGCCCCCGTACCCTCctcaagctgcagaacgcagcgctcgtcattgacaacgccctccgcaaagagcgtgctagccacccaccaagggataataagcCTAGCAAACAAtctaaccccgcaagggggacaagtaccggccagtcCACGAccggttcaaagaaactctccaacaacccAAATTTTGTGTCGGAAGAGGAACgcaatcgccgccgcgccgctggcgcctgtatcaaatgcggcaaaatgggccacaagtttgcggaatgccgcacgggctggaaggctacccctatagaggacaaggggaaagccaaggaaaccgccaagattggcaaagactccaagtaccaatcgggaaaagagtaagggtacctgctgccgcgcgcaaggaccccaaggactctgggctcattgaaatttgtaatatatctaatagtaacaatagaatctcccccctGTTCACAATTTTGATTAAACCAGAGAATCAAGCGgaacacttagaagtcctgatagattcaggcgccacattgtCCTTCCTCCATCCCCGTACCGCTGAGGCATTACGCCTTCCCCTCATAGACCTCCCAACCCCCCGCACCgtcactatgctcaatgggtcaagcccccaggctggaaagatttggaagaaggctcaTCTAACCTTCCTAATTGATGACAAACGCATGACAGAAACCTTCCTAATCTGTAACACTGGAATGCACGCTGCCATCCTAGGGATCAGATGGCTGGAAACGCACAATCCCGAAATTGACTGGAACTTGCGGACTCTATCCTTCCCTCACAACCCgccagaacacgtggccattgccaaggaagaagaagctgaccaAAACCCTTtagaaggagtaccctccaaataccatcaGTACGCCagggtatttggagaagaagaattcaataagcttcctccCCACAGGCACTACAATATTGGCATTGAACTTACAGAAGAGGGACCCCTGAACTCCCCCCTCTACAGCATGACCGACGCCGAGTCTGCCACGCCAACCCAACCAAACCCTATttcctagaaacagacgccttgggagcagcactaggttccatactcagccaacaacaggaagacggccgtctTCACCCGCTAGGCTTCCTATCTGAGTCATTTAAGGGAGCCaagcagaactatgacacccatgacaaggaactcttagccatcatccgctcctttgagtactggcgcatcttcttggaggGATCCACCCACCCTGTCACCGTATTCACGGACCACCGCaatttggaatattggaaggagtcccgaACATTCAATCGTCGCCACGCTTGATGGCACCTACTATTAGCAggatacaacttccaaattgtctaccgcccaggaaagcagtccGGAAAGCCTGATGCCCTCTCACGACGTGCTGATcatgccaacattccacccgccgcccagaccatgctccctgaccctgtatttgccaacgtggCCCTGGTAACTCCCGAGAAGGAACtccaacgccagattgaggcTGCCTTAGACCAAGacgaatccctggaggaaatactacaattcctccaaaatgagtCAAAGGCCCCACCATCAATAAAACGTGCCTTTAAGGATTACGAAATGGAAGCAGGCTTGCTATCCtaccaagggagaattgtGGTACCGGACGTTGGAACATTGAGGACGGACCTACTGCGCATATTCCACGACAGCCCTCTAGCGGGCCATCCGGGCAGGCAACAAACCCTAGAACTGGTATCCaggaattactactggcctggcatccaaGCTGACgcatactggcac
Encoded proteins:
- a CDS encoding Retrotransposable element Tf2 protein, with translation MATRSRTASQAQSPFDQGYMEPQLLPTTPVEYGKVSLERVTRLLLGLLSQVKRLKQEIAEIKEAGVETQTNVENISQTVDVVKDGLKSLQLQGPRTPEGPQPKAVEETPRPLPKAEPIGLASGTPFWSEPSRASGLAQPTPRRAVPLQVPSPPPSLRLQSPIGAPAPPPPAPAAAYPAPVKIDHPDAYTGKIGSEAKQWLTRMLAWTQLNSRMFPTDQEVLSFLLMNMKDSAGAWAHPHLNQLGSHQAIIQTVEGFKLEFLAAFGNPDATRAAKRKITSLTQSGTCADYITKFRTLAMELDWNNAALRGQFARGLHWEVSRQIATRKHRPRTLLKLQNAALVIDNALRKERASHPPRDNKPSKQSNPARGTSTGQSTTGSKKLSNNPNFVSEEERNRRRAAGACIKCGKMGHKFAECRTGWKATPIEDKGKAKETAKIGKDSKYQSGKEISPLFTILIKPENQAEHLEVLIDSGATLSFLHPRTAEALRLPLIDLPTPRTVTMLNGSSPQAGKIWKKAHLTFLIDDKRMTETFLICNTGMHAAILGIRWLETHNPEIDWNLRTLSFPHNPPEHVAIAKEEEADQNPLEGVPSKYHQYARVFGEEEFNKLPPHRHYNIGIELTEEGPLNSPLYSMTDADQQQEDGRLHPLGFLSESFKGAKQNYDTHDKELLAIIRSFEYWRIFLEGSTHPVTVFTDHRNLEYWKESRTFNPGYNFQIVYRPGKQSGKPDALSRRADHANIPPAAQTMLPDPVFANVALVTPEKELQRQIEAALDQDESLEEILQFLQNESKAPPSIKRAFKDYEMEAGLLSYQGRIVVPDVGTLRTDLLRIFHDSPLAGHPGRQQTLELVSRNYYWPGIQADAYWHVDSCETCQRIRKPKYASIPPQPLELPSRPWQHVSYNMIVDLPKDGNSDSILVIVDSFTKYVILVECSKKLKAPELADLFLRHVWKRYGMPEKTVSDRGRVFNNKFLKALYQRLGIDPHFSSAYHPQSDGQTERVNPTVEHFLRAYSGVNQKDWVKWLPMAEFAYNNAVHSSTGKSLFKALYGWEPSLTPSNVPTDVPEADNLATQMESQWREIEAALRQSKTRMVAGEVGEPLEFEIGEEAWLDAKNVKLKTLSLKLTEQRLGPFKVTKKISNRAYRLELPPTMRIHNNFYVGLLSKVKRDKKRSFENRPPPVTVDGEEEYEVEGITDMEERNGKWFFRVKWKGYGSEENTWEPRENLKNAEKILEKFEKEMKKKALGAAKALRGGQCCKRTTFSIT